The Paenibacillus antri genomic interval TCCCGGAGGAAAGGGAACAGCGCGGCGGCGATCAGCAAGGCGAGCAAGACGAGAGATACGATTTTCCACTTCGTGGTTACGATGTCATTCATGAGTACGCTCCTTCGATTTTCGGATCCTGTGAGCAAGTCCGATTTCCCCCATTATGCTCCGCGAACCTGAAGCGCATATGAAATTCGCCTGAACGTTTCCTGAAAATGAAAAAACGGGGCTCAATGAGCCCCGTAATACGCGTACTCCACCCCGCAAGGCCCGCCGTCCGGGTTGCTCTCGAGATCGACCTCGCTGCCGTCCGCGCGGAACAACGGGCGATAATAATGCGAGATCCGGGCCGCCGACGCGTTGGCGTAATGGCAGATGAACGAACGCCGGAATCGATCCTTCGTCTTGTTCCGGTACGAGCCGTGGATCAGATTGCCGTTGAAGAACAGCACATCGCCCGCCGCAAGCGCGACCGGGACCGCCTTCATCCCCTCCGGCGGCTTCACGTAATGGTTCGTGAACGACTCCTTCGCATCCGCTTCGTCCGGACAGACGATCTCGTGGGCGTTCGTCTTCGGCACGACGAGCAAACCGCCGTTCTCCTCGTCCGCCGGGTCCACCGCCGTCCACGCGGCGATACAGTTGCCCGGTTCGACCTTCAAGTAGAAGTTGTCTTGATGCAGCGCCTGGCCGCGAGAGCCAGGCGGCTTGTAATAAAACATGCTTTGCGCCGCCAGCGCCTCTTCTCCGAACAACGACTCGAGCGCCTCCAGGACGGGCGGATGCAGCATATACCGCTTGGCGGTCGCGTCGAACCGATGCGGATGCATCACCCTCGGATACCGCTTCAGCGGAT includes:
- a CDS encoding phytanoyl-CoA dioxygenase family protein, translating into MTERRGSLTEEQVRRFEEEGYLVVKGLFAKEELREIERTFEGIGRRTVPGYFEPDFAADGTDPLKRYPRVMHPHRFDATAKRYMLHPPVLEALESLFGEEALAAQSMFYYKPPGSRGQALHQDNFYLKVEPGNCIAAWTAVDPADEENGGLLVVPKTNAHEIVCPDEADAKESFTNHYVKPPEGMKAVPVALAAGDVLFFNGNLIHGSYRNKTKDRFRRSFICHYANASAARISHYYRPLFRADGSEVDLESNPDGGPCGVEYAYYGAH